The Chryseobacterium indicum genome includes a window with the following:
- a CDS encoding TlpA family protein disulfide reductase: MKKLLLLLMMGIFGLGCSQQTPKVLKKGFSKEALAQKLEDEDGKTVTIQQILDQHKGKVLVIDFWAGWCRDCLNALPKARELEEKNKNIDFVFLSLDRSKEGFDRSLEKFEMKDKENYWFSSGWKNDFNNYVDLNWIPRYMVIDQKSAIAKYYAITPEDPEIQATIDKLLK, from the coding sequence ATGAAAAAACTGTTGTTACTATTAATGATGGGAATTTTCGGATTAGGCTGTTCTCAGCAGACCCCGAAAGTTCTGAAAAAGGGTTTCTCCAAAGAAGCTTTGGCGCAGAAACTGGAAGATGAAGACGGAAAAACGGTTACCATTCAGCAGATTCTGGATCAGCATAAAGGTAAAGTTCTGGTTATTGATTTTTGGGCAGGATGGTGCAGAGACTGTTTAAATGCGCTTCCGAAAGCCAGAGAACTGGAAGAAAAAAATAAAAACATAGATTTTGTATTTCTATCGTTGGACCGTTCCAAAGAAGGCTTTGACAGAAGTCTGGAAAAATTTGAAATGAAAGATAAAGAGAACTACTGGTTTTCCTCCGGCTGGAAAAACGATTTCAATAATTATGTTGATCTGAACTGGATTCCGCGTTATATGGTGATCGATCAGAAATCTGCCATTGCAAAATATTACGCCATTACTCCTGAAGATCCGGAAATTCAGGCAACAATTGATAAACTTTTGAAGTAA
- the dinB gene encoding DNA polymerase IV translates to MDSSFPMRKIIHVDMDAFYASVEQHDNPALKGKAIAVGGGHRGVVSAASYEARKFGVRSAMPSKTAKEKCPHLIFVPPRFARYKEISKKIREIFYEYTDLVEPLSLDEAYLDVTENKKGMESANQIAKEIRQKIFDETGLTASAGISVNKFLAKVASDINKPNGQKTIHPDKIEGFLEELPVEKFYGVGKVTANKMFSLGIYKGKDLKKRSIEDLTRLFGKSGAYYYNVVRGIHHSEVKPHRIQKSVAVERTFFEDLFDEQQVNEKLESLSEELHTRLQKNNILGRSLTLKIKYKDFSLYTRSITKEEYFSSAEQYLKTGKKLWELRPFDKPVRLLGLSLSHLNTEEKKQVSVQLKIPFKEFED, encoded by the coding sequence ATGGATTCTTCTTTTCCCATGCGCAAAATAATTCATGTCGATATGGATGCATTCTATGCTTCTGTGGAGCAGCATGACAATCCTGCATTGAAAGGAAAAGCAATTGCAGTCGGAGGCGGACATCGTGGTGTGGTTTCGGCGGCAAGTTACGAAGCCAGAAAATTCGGAGTCCGTTCTGCAATGCCCAGCAAAACGGCAAAAGAAAAATGTCCGCACCTTATTTTCGTACCTCCGCGCTTTGCGCGTTATAAAGAAATTTCTAAAAAGATCCGTGAAATATTTTACGAATACACCGATCTGGTGGAACCTCTTTCTTTGGATGAAGCCTACCTCGACGTTACAGAAAATAAAAAAGGAATGGAATCTGCCAATCAGATCGCCAAAGAGATCCGTCAGAAAATTTTTGACGAAACTGGACTTACTGCTTCCGCCGGAATTTCTGTGAATAAATTTTTAGCCAAAGTCGCTTCAGATATCAACAAACCGAACGGACAAAAAACCATTCATCCCGACAAAATCGAAGGTTTTCTGGAAGAACTTCCGGTAGAAAAATTTTATGGAGTCGGAAAAGTAACGGCTAATAAAATGTTCAGCTTAGGCATTTACAAAGGAAAAGATCTAAAGAAAAGATCCATTGAAGATTTAACAAGACTGTTCGGAAAATCCGGAGCTTATTATTACAACGTGGTTCGCGGAATTCATCATTCAGAAGTAAAACCGCACCGCATCCAGAAAAGTGTAGCAGTAGAAAGAACTTTTTTTGAAGATCTTTTTGATGAACAGCAGGTCAATGAAAAACTGGAAAGTCTGAGTGAAGAGCTTCACACACGCTTACAGAAAAATAATATTCTGGGAAGATCTTTAACTTTAAAAATTAAATACAAAGATTTCTCACTCTATACAAGAAGTATCACCAAAGAAGAATATTTTTCCTCTGCCGAACAATATCTGAAAACCGGAAAAAAACTTTGGGAATTAAGACCTTTTGATAAACCGGTGAGACTGTTGGGATTATCTCTCTCCCACCTCAATACCGAAGAAAAAAAACAGGTTTCCGTTCAACTAAAAATTCCGTTTAAAGAATTCGAAGACTGA